A genomic region of Danio aesculapii chromosome 21, fDanAes4.1, whole genome shotgun sequence contains the following coding sequences:
- the pomp gene encoding proteasome maturation protein, producing MNTRGLRSQLKDSVPVTGLCPQAGPYGVQDSLRRGFSSVKNELLPSHPLELSEKNFQLNQDKMNFNTLRNIQGLHAPLKLQMEYRAAKQIQRLPFLPSSNLALDTLRGSDDTIGFEDILNDPVQCEMMGDPHIMTEYKLGLL from the exons ATG aACACTCGTGGCCTGCGTTCTCAGCTGAAGGACAGTGTTCCTGTCACAGGTCTGTGTCCTCAGGCTGGTCCTTATGGGGTCCAAGACTCTCTGCGCAGAGG GTTCTCTAGTGTCAAAAATGAGCTTCTACCAAGTCATCCATTGGAACTCTCTGAGAAAAAT TTTCAGCTTAACCAGGACAAGATGAATTTCAACACACTAAGGAACATCCAGGGTCTCCATGCACCCCTCAAACTACAGATGGAGTACAGAGCAGCTAAACAG ATTCAGCGTTTGCCCTTCCTGCCAAGCTCAAATCTGGCTCTGGATACTCTTCGAGGCAGCGATGACACCATCGGCTTTGAGGACATTCTCAATG ATCCTGTGCAGTGCGAGATGATGGGAGATCCTCACATCATGACTGAATACAAGCTCGGTCTCCTGTGA